Proteins from one Triticum aestivum cultivar Chinese Spring chromosome 7A, IWGSC CS RefSeq v2.1, whole genome shotgun sequence genomic window:
- the LOC123151743 gene encoding proline-rich receptor-like protein kinase PERK12: MHSGQLTGSNHPSGVFYGPPPPGASGGFSYGPMSTPGPPGSSDSFRGAGYPSGSMESKSSFSYEELTSITSNFSRDNVIGEGGFGCVYKGWLADGKCVAVKQLKAGSGQGEREFQAEVEIISRVHHRHLVSLVGYCVAQQHRMLIYEFVPNGTLEDHLHGRGVPAMDWPTRLRIAIGAAKGLAYLHEDCHPRIIHRDIKSANILLDYSFEAQVADFGLAKLSNDTHTHVSTRIMGTFGYLAPEYASSGKLTDRSDVFSFGVVLLELITGRKPVDQDRPLGEESLAEWARPILADAIETGNHDELADPRLEGRYNKAEMVRMVEAAAACIRHSAPKRPRMVQVMRALDVDVDEGSMSDLSNGVKVGQSQVFNNSQQEAALEQLRRTAFATEEFTGEFEPSGEYGAAANTLNQPRPAG, encoded by the exons ATGCACTCGGGCCAACTCACCGGCTCCAACCACCCGTCGGGGGTGTTCTacgggccgccgccgccgggagcatCCGGCGGGTTCTCCTACGGCCCTATGTCGACGCCGGGGCCACCGGGCTCCTCGGACAGCTTCAGAGGGGCAGGGTACCCGTCGGGCAGCATGGAGTCCAAGTCGTCCTTCAGCTACGAGGAGCTGACGAGCATCACCAGCAACTTCTCCCGCGACAACGTGATCGGCGAGGGCGGGTTCGGGTGCGTGTACAAGGGGTGGCTCGCCGACGGCAAGTGCGTGGCCGTGAAGCAGCTCAAGGCCGGCAGCGGGCAGGGGGAGCGCGAGTTCCAGGCGGAGGTGGAGATCATCAGCCGCGTCCACCACCGCCACCTCGTCTCCCTCGTCGGCTACTGCGTGGCGCAGCAGCACCGCATGCTCATCTACGAGTTCGTCCCCAACGGCACCCTCGAGGACCATCTGCACG GTCGCGGCGTGCCGGCGATGGACTGGCCGACGAGGCTTAGGATCGCCATCGGTGCGGCCAAGGGGTTAGCTTACCTCCATGAAGACT GTCACCCGCGGATCATCCACAGGGACATCAAGTCGGCCAACATCCTGCTCGATTACTCGTTTGAAGCACAG GTCGCGGATTTCGGGCTGGCCAAGCTCTCCAACGACACCCACACGCACGTGTCGACGCGCATCATGGGCACGTTCGGGTACCTCGCCCCGGAGTACGCGTCCAGCGGGAAGCTGACGGACCGGTCCGACGTCTTCTCCTTCGGCGTGGTGCTGCTGGAGCTCATCACCGGCCGGAAGCCCGTGGACCAGGACCGGCCGCTCGGGGAGGAGAGCCTCGCCGAATGG GCTCGGCCGATCCTCGCCGACGCCATCGAGACCGGCAACCACGACGAGCTGGCCGACCCGCGGCTGGAAGGCAGATACAACAAGGCCGAGATGGTGAGGATGGTGGAGGCCGCCGCCGCGTGCATCCGCCACTCGGCTCCCAAGCGTCCCCGGATGGTGCAG GTGATGAGGGCGCTGGACGTGGACGTGGACGAGGGGAGCATGTCGGACCTGAGCAACGGGGTGAAGGTGGGGCAGAGCCAGGTGTTCAACAACAGCCAGCAGGAGGCCGCCCTCGAGCAGCTCCGGCGCACGGCCTTCGCCACCGAGGAGTTCACGGGGGAGTTCGAGCCGTCCGGGGAGTACGGTGCCGCCGCCAATACTCTGAACCAGCCGCGGCCTGCGGGGTGA